A single Saccopteryx bilineata isolate mSacBil1 chromosome 9, mSacBil1_pri_phased_curated, whole genome shotgun sequence DNA region contains:
- the SLC7A9 gene encoding B(0,+)-type amino acid transporter 1, whose amino-acid sequence MEDTSLRKRREDQKSINSNEPKTTSLQKELGLLSGISIIVGTIIGSGIFVSPKSVLSNTEAVGPCLIVWAACGILGTLGALCYAELGTMITKSGGEYPYLMEAFGPIPAYLFSWTSLFITKPSSFAIICLSFSEYASAPFYSGCKPPTVVVKCLAAAAILLITMVNALSVRLGSYVQNAFTAAKLVIVAIIIISGLVLLAQGNTKNFENSFEGTKTSVGAISLALYNGLWAYDGWNQLNYITEELRNPFRNLPLAIVIGIPLVTGCYVLMNVSYFTVMTATELLQSQAVAVTFGDRVLYPASWVVPLFVAFSTIGAANGTCFTAGRLVYVAGREGHMLQVLSYISVKRLTPAPAIIFYGIIATIYIIPGDINSLVNYFSFASWLFYGLTVLGLIVMRFTRKELERPIKVPIFIPILVTLISVFLVLAPIISEPALEYLYCALFILSGLIFYFLFVHYKFGWAQKISKPVTMHLQMLMEVVPPEEASE is encoded by the exons ATGGAGGACACAAGCctgaggaaaagaagagaggatcAGAAGTCAATCAACAGCAATGAGCCCAAGACCACAAGTCTCCAAAAGGAG TTGGGCCTGTTGAGCGGCATCTCTATTATCGTGGGCACCATCATCGGCTCCGGGATCTTCGTTTCCCCCAAGTCTGTGCTCAGCAACACGGAAGCCGTGGGGCCCTGTCTCATCGTATGGGCAGCGTGTGGGATTCTTGGAACACTGG GAGCTCTGTGCTATGCAGAGCTTGGTACGATGATCACCAAGTCGGGGGGCGAATACCCTTACCTGATGGAGGCCTTCGGCCCTATTCCTGCCTACCTCTTCTCCTGGACCAGCTTGTTCATCACAAAGCCCTCCTCCTTTGCCATCATCTGTCTTAGCTTTTCTGAATATGCTTCTGCGCCCTTCTACTCGGGCTGCAAGCCTCCCACAGTCGTTGTCAAATGCCTGGCTGCTGCCGCCATCT TGCTCATCACCATGGTGAATGCGCTGAGTGTGCGCCTAGGCAGCTACGTCCAGAACGCGTTCACTGCGGCCAAGCTGGTGATCGtggccatcatcatcatcagcgGACTTGTCCTCCTGGCCCAAG gaaatacaaagaattttgaaaattcttttgaGGGCACAAAAACATCCGTGGGAGCCATCAGCCTGGCATTATATAATGGACTCTGGGCCTACGACGGATG GAATCAGCTCAATTATATCACGGAAGAACTTAGAAACCCTTTCAG AAACCTGCCCCTGGCTATCGTCATCGGGATCCCGCTGGTGACAGGGTGCTACGTCCTCATGAATGTTTCCTACTTCACTGTGATGACAGCGACCGAGCTCCTGCAGTCGCAGGCAGTGGCCGTG ACGTTTGGTGACCGGGTTCTCTATCCAGCCTCTTGGGTCGTTCCACTCTTTGTGGCGTTTTCAACCATCGGTGCTGCTAACGGGACCTGCTTCACAGCGGGCAG ACTCGTTTACGTTGCGGGCCGGGAAGGCCACATGCTTCAAGTGCTCTCTTACATCAGCGTCAAGCGCCTGACTCCGGCCCCCGCCATCATCTTTTAT GGTATCATAGCCACTATTTACATCATCCCTGGTGACATAAACTCATTAGTCAATTACTTCAGTTTTGCTTCGTGGTTGTTTTATGGCTTAACAGTTCTGGGACTTATTGTGATGAGGTTCACGAGAAAAGAACTGGAAAGACCTATCAAG GTACCCATTTTCATCCCCATCTTGGTGACTCTCATATCCGTGTTTTTGGTTTTGGCCCCAATCATCAGTGAACCCGCGCTGGAGTATCTCTACTGTGCGTTATTTATACTGAGCGGCTTgatattttacttcctttttgtccACTACAAGTTTGGATGGGCTCAGAAAATCTCAA AGCCTGTCACCATGCACCTTCAGATGCTGATGGAAGTTGTCCCACCAGAGGAAGCGTCTGAGTAA